The Deinococcus sp. Leaf326 DNA segment CGCCGGGCCGAGGGATCGGCCGCGCGGCGCACCGCCACCACGTTGCCCACCGCGTCCACGCTCAGCTCGTCGGCGTGGGGCCGGGCGAGGTCCAGGACCCGCCGGACCACGTCTTCCTCACTGCCGCTGGGGCCGGTGACCTCCACGAGCCGGCGCAGGTACTCCATGACGGGCGAGAGGTCGCCGGACACGGCCGCCGACAGGATTGCTTCCGGGTTGTTCATGGCCACGTTCTAGAGCATCCGGCCGCCGACGCGGCGCCCGCCGTCCGGCCGAGGCGAGCGCCCCCGGAGTGTCGGCCGCCCTAGCGCGTGAAGAGGCTCTGGGGCAGCAGGGCACTCACGGTGTAGTGCGGCGCGTCCACGATCTGGCTGATGCGCAGGTCCACGCAGGCGCTCGCCAGAATGTAGGCGTCGGTGAAACTCAGGCCGTAGTCCTCACCCAGGTGCGCCAGCATTCCCCGCAGGGCGTGGCGGGCGGCCTCCAGCAGCTCGGGGGCGTGTCCGGTGGTCACGTAGGCCCCGGCAGCCCACAGCGGGGTCGGCTCGGGCGGGGTGCGCAGCTCCGGCATGGCGAGGGTGCGCCCCCACCGCAGCCCCAGGCGCACCGTCACCGTGCCGTCCGTCTCGATCCCAGTGCCGGATACCTCGCCGTCGCCCTGCGCCGCGTGGACGTCGCCCACACTCAGGAGCGCGCCGGGCACCTCGACCGGCAGGTACAGCGTGCTGCCCGCCACCAGTTGCCGCACGTCCATGTTGCCGCCCACATGGCGGGGCGGCGCGGTGGGATGCGGCCCCCACGCGGCGGGCGCCACCCCGATCACGCCGGGAAAGGGCGCCAGCGGCAGCCGCGCCCGGAAGCCGGGGGCCAGGAAGTCCGTGTGGCTGCCCGCTCGCAGGTCCCAGAAGTGGGTATGTGCATCAGGCACCTCGTCGTCCAGCAGGCCGATGCCGCCGGGCCGGCAGCCGGTCCAGCCCCAGTCGCCGGTCCGGACCTCCAGCAGCTCGACGACCAGCGTGTCGCCGGGCTGCGCGCCCTCGACGTATACCGGGCCGGTCAGGGGGTGGCCGCGCTGGCCCCCGGTCAGGGGTCCCGGCGAGTAGATGCCTGCCGTAATGAGGCCTTGCAGGTCGCTGGGTGCGCTCAGTTCACCAGCCGCCACCTGCCGGGCCACGTGGCCATACGAGGCGTCCAGCGTCCCGAAAGTGACCGTGTCACCGGGCGCGATGTGCAGGGCTGGGGGCAGCGCCGCGTCCCAGACGGTATGAACGGCTCCGGTGGCCTTCAGGTGGTGTTCGGGCATGGCGGAGTGTAGCCCGCTGTGGGCCCGGCCCAGGCCGGTCAGGCGCCGGGCAGCCGCAGCACGCCTTCCAGGGCGGCGTAGGCGTCGGGTCGCGCCAGAAACACCAGTTCGTCTTCGGGGGTCAGGCGCAGTTCGGCGTGGGGCAGGCGCACGCTGCCGTCGCGCACGATGCCCACGACCTCCACGCCCGGTGGCAGGGCCAGCAGCCGCACCCGCGCGCCGCGCCAGCTCGCCGGGACGGCGCGGCGGTACAGCTCGGGCTCATTACTGGCGGGGGCATCTGCCGGCGCGGCGGCGCCCGCCGAGCTGGCACCGGGGGGCGCGTCGTAGGGGGTGCCGGGGGTGTCGGTATCGGGCGTCCGGCGGGCCACGTAACGCACCGTGCCGGGCAGCGCGGCGAAGGTGGGCGCGGCGTGGACCCGGCTGCGGGCGCGCGAAATGGCCTGTCCCGGCAGCAACCCGCTCTCGCCGCTCAGCAGGTGCGCGGTGCCGGCGGCGAGCAGCGCGACCGGCAGCAGCGCCTCGCCGCCCCAGGCCACGACGAGCAGTGAGGCGCCGACCGGAGCGTTCAGGGTGACGGCCAGGAAGGCCGCCGACCCCACCAGCGCCGCGACCGCCACGTCTAGCCCCAGCAGGGTGCCCAGGCCGGCTCCCAGCAGGCCGCCGGTCGCCACCGAGGGGAAGATGCCCCCCCCGAAAGCCAGCCGCGCGCCCAGGGCCAGCAGCGCCCAGCGCCACAGTCCCGCGCCCGCCGCGTCCGGTCCCAGGAAGCCGCTTACACTCAGCTGTAGCCAGCCAGTGCCGTCGCCCAGCACGGCCGGTGTGCCCAGAAAAGCCACCGCCGCCGTGAGCAGCCCGAAGACGCCGCCGAGCACCGGCCGCGCCCAGCCGTCGCTCCACTGCGCGGGCAGCAGCCGGGCAGCGCGCAGCAGCAACCAGCCCGCCAGCACCACGCCCAGCACCACGCCGATCAGGGCAGGCAGCTGCGCCAGGGCAGGCACCTGCACGTCGGGCACGCTGAAGAGCGGCGCGAAGCCGAAGCCCAGGCCGTACACCGCGTAAGCCACAACCGCCGCCAGCACGCAGGGCATCAGCACCTCGACCTCGAACTCGAAGCGGCGGTAGAGCACCTCGGCGATCAACACGGCCGCCGCCAGTGGGGCGTGCAGCACGGCCCCCAGGCCCGCAGCCGCGCCGGCCAGGGTGAGGGTGCGGGTCTCGACCGCGTCGAGCCGGGTCACGCGCCCCAGCAGCCGGGTAGCGATCTGGCCCAGCATGGTGAAGGCCGAGTCGCGCCCCACCAGCAGGCCTGCGCTGTAGGCCACGGCCGTGCCCACCAGGGTCCGCAGCCCGGCGCGCAGGCCCGGCCAGGTGCCCCCGGCGTGGTAGCCGCGCACAAGTTGCGTGAGGGGTGCGCCCGGTTCGGCAGGCACCAGCCACGCGTACAGCGCCCCCACGAACGGCAGGCACAGCAGGCCCCAGGGCAGCGCGTCCCCGAACGCCATGAGCAGCCCGCCCTCGCCGGGGGTCCCGGGAGGGGAGTAGCCGGTGAGCATCGCGCCCAGGGGGTGCAGGGCGTCGAGCACGAGCCGCAGCAGGATACACAGCCCACCGACGAGCAGGCCGAGCAGCACGCTCAGCACCACGACGCGGCCCGTTTCGAGCCGGGTCAGCACCGCGCGGGGCAGGGGAGAACGCATCGTGCGCCATCCTAGAGCATCTGGCAAAAGGAGATGCTCCCTATTCTCCCGCCCCCGGACGCGAATTTCGCGGAGCAGGTCGGCCGGGGCCCCTGTGTTCCCGCCGGCCGGAGCAGGTGGAATCCGGGCCGGGACCTCCCTAGAGTGGAGCCATGTCTGCCGTTCCCGTCCCCCTCGCCCACGAAAAGAACCCCGCGCAGCGCGCCCTGCTGCTGCTGGCGGCCCTGATCCTGCTCGGCGGGGCATGGCTGCCGCTGGGCGAGCCGCTGCCGTTGCCGCTGCGCTGGCTGTGCACGGTGCTGGCGACCAGTGTCGTGTGGCTGATGGTGGCCATGCCCCGCAGCCTCGGCTACGACCTGACGGACGAGGGCCTGCGGGTCCAGCGGATGTCGGGCACCTTCACCTGGCCCTACACCGACCTGCGGGTGCTGTCCCCGGCCGGCCGCCTGGGGGCGAAGGTGGGCGGCGTGGGGGTGCCGGGCTATCACAGCGGCACCTACCGCTGGCAGGGACCGCCCGGCCAGGAAGAACCCAGGGTCGTGCGGGGGCTGGCCTCGGCCCGGCAGGGCGGGGTGCTGCTGTCGGTGCAGGGCAAGCCCCACTACCTGACGCCCGCCGACCCGCAGGCCTTCGTGGCGGCGCTACGGGCGCGGGGGGTCCCCAGGAAATAGGCCAGAAAGCGGGTGGACGGGTTCGGGCGTGGCCGCTAGACTCCCTGTCCCCGCCCCGCGTAGGGGCCCGCGCTGCCCTCACTTCTCGCCCGTCTCCCGAGGTGACCCGATGACCCGTTCCCGCAAAACGCCCGCTGCTCCGGCTATACAGCGCCTGACCGTGACTTCCGGTCTCAAGGAACTCAAGCTGCTCAACAAGCGGATCGCCACCCGGATCGAGAACCTGCGCGCCATCCGCACCCGGCGGTCGAGCACCGAGGTCGTCGCGGGCGTGGGCCGCCAGGACTTCATGGAGCAGGCGCGCCAGGGGATGCAGGCCGCCGAGGCGCTTCTGGCCCGGCGCGACGCCATCAAGGCCGAGATCGTGCGCTCGAACGCGATCCACACGGTCACGGTCGGCACCCAGACCATGACGGTCGCTGCCGCCATTGAGCGCAAGCGCGCCGCCGAGGCCGGACGCCGGGGCCGCTGCGCGGGCGAGGACACCGTACCCACACGCGAGACGCTGGTCGCCCACCTGCGGGCCCAGTACGCCCAGGCACTCGCTGATGAGGCCGCCCTGACGAACACGATGGAGGCCGAGCGCGAGACGCGCGTGAACAGCTTCCTCAACCAGGAGCGCGGGGCGCGCGGCCAGAAGGAAACCGGCCTGGACACGCGCGCCATTGAGGAGGCGTACCGGGCCGCCAATACCCCGGTCATTGACGACCCGCTGAACCTGTTGGGGCGCCTGGAGGCCATGCAGGAGGAGGTCGAGATCTTCGGCTCGGAGGTGGACCGCGTGCTCGACGAGCACAATGCCACCACCTTCATCGAGGTGCCCGCCTCGGCGTAGGGCCGGGTAGACTGTGGCTGGGCTGTCCGCGCGAAGGGCCGACGAAGGTGCCCGGTGTTCATCGCCAGAAAAGCGATCTTTTCCTTCCAGAAAAATGACCCGCAGGGTTCAGGCTTCAGGATTCAGGAGACAGGCTTCAGCGTTCAGGCGACGAAGGATTCAGGAACACAGGTGTCAGGACTCCGCCGAATCTCGGATATCAGGGTCGCCCCGCCCCGGCAGGTCCGGGCGGGAGCAGGGAGACGGGTATCTCCCGGTCGGCACACCCCCGAGCTGCGCGGCCAGCCCACAAACAACCCCTCCATTACGGAGGGGTTGTTGCTTGGGGGCCGGGCTCAGTTCAGCGAGCCGGTCGTGAAGCTGAAGGCTCCGTCGCCGTAGTTCACGTTCAGTACGCTGCCGTCGGGGACGCGGCCGCTCAGGATCTCGCGGGCCAGCGGCGTCTCGATCTCGCGGGCGATGGCGCGCTTGAGGGGACGCGCTCCGAAGGCCGGGTCGTAGCCGATCTCGGCGAGCTTGTTCTTGGCGCCGTCCGAGAGGTGCAGGGTCACGCGGCGCTCGGTGAGGCGGCGGCGCAGGCCGGTCATCTGGATGTCCACGATCTTGCGCAGGTCGGCCGGGCTCAGCGCGTCGAACACGATGATGTCGTCCACGCGGTTCAGGAACTCGGGGCGGAAGTGGCCCTGCAATTCGCCCAGCACGGCCTCGCGGATCTCCGTGGCGTCCTCGCCGCGTGCCTGCATCTCCAGGATCAGGGGTGAGCCGATATTGCTCGTCAGGACGATCAGCGTGTTACGGAAATCCACCGTGCGGCCCTGCCCGTCGGTGAGGCGGCCGTCATCGAGCACCTGAAGCAGCACGTTGAACACGTCCGGGTGCGCCTTCTCGATCTCGTCGAGCAGCAGCACGCTGTAGGGCCGGCGGCGCACGGCTTCGGTGAGCTGGCCCCCTTCCTCATAGCCCACGTAGCCGGGAGGCGCCCCGATCAGCCGGGCCACCGTGTGCTTTTCCATGTACTCGGACATGTCCAGGCGCACCATTGCCTCTGACGAATCGAACAGGTACTCGGCCAGCGCCTTGGCGAGCTCGGTCTTGCCGACCCCGGTCGGCCCCAGGAACATGAAGCTGCCCAGCGGGCGGTTCGGGTCGTTCAGGCCGGCGCGCGCGCGGCGGATGGCGTCGGACACACTCACGATGGCGCGGTCCTGTCCGATCACGCGGGCGTGCAGCTGCTCTTCGAGGTGCAGCAGCTTTTCACGCTCGCCCTCCATGAGCTTGTTCACCGGGATGCCCGTCCAGCGGCTCACCACCGCCGCGATGTCCTCGTCGGTCACTTCCAGGTGTGCGAACTCGGCGCCCTTGAGCTTGCGCTCCAGCTCGGCCACGTCTTTTTCCAGGGCAGGCAGTTTGCCGTATTCCAGCTCGGCGGCAAGTTGCAGGTCATAGTCGCGCCGGGCCTTCTCGATGTCGGTGCGCACGGCGTCCAGCGCCTCACGCTTCTCGCGCAGCGCGGCGACCTCCTTGCGCTCGGCCTCCCAGCGGCTGCGGACCTCGTTGAGTTCGTCGGTGATGTTGCGCAGACTGGCCTCGATGTCTATCAGGCGGTTCTGCGAGTCCACATCCTTCTCGCGTTTCAGGGCCTCGCGCTCGATCTCCAGTTGCAGCTTGCGCCGCGAGAGCTGGTCGATGCGTTCGGGGCTCGACTCCAGCGCCATGCGCAGCCGCGCGGCCGACTCGTCAATGAGGTCGATGGCCTTGTCGGGCAGCTGGCGGTCGCTGATGTAGCGGTGCGAGAGCTGCGCGGCCGCCACGAGCGCCGGGTCGGTGATCTCGACGTTGTGGTGGACCTGATAGCGCTCCTTGATGCCGCGAAGGATGCTGATGGTGTCCTCGACGCTCGGTTCGTCCACGAACACGGGCTGGAACCGGCGTTCCAGCGCCGGGTCCTTCTCGATCTCGCGGTACTCGTCGAGGGTCGTCGCGCCGATGAGGTGCAGTTCGCCGCGCGCCAGCGCCGGCTTGAGCATGTTGCCCGCGTCGGGCGACCCTTCGGTCTTGCCGGCGCCCACGATGGTGTGAATCTCGTCCACGAACAGGATGATCTCGCCTGCCGACTGCACGACCTCGTCGATCACGCCCTTGAGGCGTTCCTCGAACTCACCCCGGAACTTGGCCCCTGCGAGCAGACTGCCCATCTCCAGCGACACGATGCGCTTGTTCTTCAGGCCCTCGGGCACGTCACCCTTCACGATGCGGATGGCGAGGCCCTCGGCAATCGCAGTCTTGCCCACGCCGGGTTCCCCGATGAGGACGGGGTTGTTCTTGGTGCGCCGCAGCAGGATCTGCATGGCGCGGCGGATTTCCTCGTCGCGGCCGATGACGGGGTCGAACTTGCCGTCGCGGGCGCGCTGGGTCAGGTCGGTGCCGTACTTGTTCAGGGCGTCGAACTGCTGCTCACTCGTCTTGTTGGTCACGGTTTTTCCTTTCCGCGCCTCCGTCACCGCGCGGTTGAGGCTCGTTTCGTCAGGCAGACCCTTCCCCCGGTACTCGCCGCGCGCCGCGAGGAGCAGAGCGTCGGCGGCCACGAAGGAGTCGCCGAGTTGCCCGGCCAGCGTATCGGCTTTCTGAAAGGTGCGGCTCAGGGCCGGGTCGAGGTAAAGCTGGTCGCCCCCGCCCTGAACGCGCGGCAGTCGGGCGATTTCGGCGTCCAGCGCGCTGCGGATCTGGGACAGGTCGCCCCCGGCACCGGTCAGGGCCCGCGCGGCCGTCTCGTTGTCGGTCAGGGCACGCAGGAGGTGAAA contains these protein-coding regions:
- a CDS encoding PH domain-containing protein; this translates as MSAVPVPLAHEKNPAQRALLLLAALILLGGAWLPLGEPLPLPLRWLCTVLATSVVWLMVAMPRSLGYDLTDEGLRVQRMSGTFTWPYTDLRVLSPAGRLGAKVGGVGVPGYHSGTYRWQGPPGQEEPRVVRGLASARQGGVLLSVQGKPHYLTPADPQAFVAALRARGVPRK
- a CDS encoding chloride channel protein, whose product is MRSPLPRAVLTRLETGRVVVLSVLLGLLVGGLCILLRLVLDALHPLGAMLTGYSPPGTPGEGGLLMAFGDALPWGLLCLPFVGALYAWLVPAEPGAPLTQLVRGYHAGGTWPGLRAGLRTLVGTAVAYSAGLLVGRDSAFTMLGQIATRLLGRVTRLDAVETRTLTLAGAAAGLGAVLHAPLAAAVLIAEVLYRRFEFEVEVLMPCVLAAVVAYAVYGLGFGFAPLFSVPDVQVPALAQLPALIGVVLGVVLAGWLLLRAARLLPAQWSDGWARPVLGGVFGLLTAAVAFLGTPAVLGDGTGWLQLSVSGFLGPDAAGAGLWRWALLALGARLAFGGGIFPSVATGGLLGAGLGTLLGLDVAVAALVGSAAFLAVTLNAPVGASLLVVAWGGEALLPVALLAAGTAHLLSGESGLLPGQAISRARSRVHAAPTFAALPGTVRYVARRTPDTDTPGTPYDAPPGASSAGAAAPADAPASNEPELYRRAVPASWRGARVRLLALPPGVEVVGIVRDGSVRLPHAELRLTPEDELVFLARPDAYAALEGVLRLPGA
- the clpB gene encoding ATP-dependent chaperone ClpB encodes the protein MNPERFTEASTQAIAAAQQLAVQNQQQNLTLFHLLRALTDNETAARALTGAGGDLSQIRSALDAEIARLPRVQGGGDQLYLDPALSRTFQKADTLAGQLGDSFVAADALLLAARGEYRGKGLPDETSLNRAVTEARKGKTVTNKTSEQQFDALNKYGTDLTQRARDGKFDPVIGRDEEIRRAMQILLRRTKNNPVLIGEPGVGKTAIAEGLAIRIVKGDVPEGLKNKRIVSLEMGSLLAGAKFRGEFEERLKGVIDEVVQSAGEIILFVDEIHTIVGAGKTEGSPDAGNMLKPALARGELHLIGATTLDEYREIEKDPALERRFQPVFVDEPSVEDTISILRGIKERYQVHHNVEITDPALVAAAQLSHRYISDRQLPDKAIDLIDESAARLRMALESSPERIDQLSRRKLQLEIEREALKREKDVDSQNRLIDIEASLRNITDELNEVRSRWEAERKEVAALREKREALDAVRTDIEKARRDYDLQLAAELEYGKLPALEKDVAELERKLKGAEFAHLEVTDEDIAAVVSRWTGIPVNKLMEGEREKLLHLEEQLHARVIGQDRAIVSVSDAIRRARAGLNDPNRPLGSFMFLGPTGVGKTELAKALAEYLFDSSEAMVRLDMSEYMEKHTVARLIGAPPGYVGYEEGGQLTEAVRRRPYSVLLLDEIEKAHPDVFNVLLQVLDDGRLTDGQGRTVDFRNTLIVLTSNIGSPLILEMQARGEDATEIREAVLGELQGHFRPEFLNRVDDIIVFDALSPADLRKIVDIQMTGLRRRLTERRVTLHLSDGAKNKLAEIGYDPAFGARPLKRAIAREIETPLAREILSGRVPDGSVLNVNYGDGAFSFTTGSLN
- a CDS encoding acetamidase/formamidase family protein, with protein sequence MPEHHLKATGAVHTVWDAALPPALHIAPGDTVTFGTLDASYGHVARQVAAGELSAPSDLQGLITAGIYSPGPLTGGQRGHPLTGPVYVEGAQPGDTLVVELLEVRTGDWGWTGCRPGGIGLLDDEVPDAHTHFWDLRAGSHTDFLAPGFRARLPLAPFPGVIGVAPAAWGPHPTAPPRHVGGNMDVRQLVAGSTLYLPVEVPGALLSVGDVHAAQGDGEVSGTGIETDGTVTVRLGLRWGRTLAMPELRTPPEPTPLWAAGAYVTTGHAPELLEAARHALRGMLAHLGEDYGLSFTDAYILASACVDLRISQIVDAPHYTVSALLPQSLFTR